CAAAAGAGGCTAATGTATATCCAATAGATTTACATTAGCCTTCTTTTTTGTTAAAATAGTCTATAGAAAGAGGGTGAGAGTATGTCAAAGACGAGTATGAGCATCCGTCTGGATAGTGAAGTTAAGGAGCAGGCCCAACAGGTGTTTAGTAATCTGGGAATGGATATGACAACGGCTATTAATATTTTCCTTCGTCAGGCTATTCAATATCAGGGATTACCTTTTGATGTTAGACTAGACGAAAATCGGAAGTTGCTTGAGGTATTAACGGATTTAGACAAAAATCGTAATATGAGCCAATCCTTTGAATCAATCTCTGACTTGATGGAGGATTTGCGTGCTTAAGATGCGTTATCATAAACAGTTTAAAAAAGATTTTAAGTTGGCTATGAAGCGTGGTTTGAAGACAGAATTATTAGAAGAAGTTTTAAATTTTCTTGTTCAAGAAAAAGAACTTCCTGCTAGATATCGTGATCATCAATTGACGGCATCCAGGCATTTTCAAGGAGTTCGTGAGTGCCATATCCAGCCAGATTGGCTTTTGGTTTATAAAGTAGACAAGGAAGAATTGATTTTAAATTTGCTGAGGACAGGTAGTCATAGTGATTTGTTTTAATAAATTTTAAGGGGGTTCTCATGAAACTAAGAATATTCGCGGAAGATAAGCCGGCTGAGAAGGTATTTGAATATCAATTAGAACTTGCTGATCGTACAATTCTTCTATCGACAGCACTCTTGTCAGGTACTGTTCACTAGCAGGGCTACTTTCTGCATTGAAAGAAAAATAAAAATAGAAAAGAGAAAACAACATGGTTTTACCAAATTTTAAAGAAAATCTAGAAAAATATGCGAAATTATTGGTTGCGAACGGAATTAACGTGCAGCCTGGCCACACTTTGGCTCTCTCTATAGATGTGGAGCAACGTGAGTTGGCTCACTTAATTGTCAAAGAAGCTTATGCCTTGGGTGCGCATGAGGTTATTGTTCAGTGGACAGATGATGTCATTAACCGTGAGAAATTCCTCCATGCGCCGATGGAGCGTTTGGACAATGTGCCAGAATATAAGATTGCTGAGATGAACTATCTTTTGGAAAACAAGGCTAGCCGTCTTGGAGTTCGTTCATCTGATCCAGGTGCTTTGAACGGTGTGGATGCTGACAAGCTTTCAGCTTCTGCTAAAGCTATGGGACTTGCCATGAAGCCAATGCGAATCGCAACTCAATCTAACAAGGTTAGTTGGACTGTAGCAGCCGCTGCTGGACTCGAGTGGGCTAAGAAAGTCTTTCCAAATGCTGCGAGCGATGAAGAAGCAGTCGATCTCCTTTGGGACCAAATCTTCAAAACTTGCCGAGTCTATGAAGAAGATCCTGTTAAGGCTTGGGAAGAGCATGCAGCTATTCTCAAGAGTAAGGCCGATATGCTCAATAAAGAACAATTTTCAGCCCTTCACTACACAGCGCCAGGAACAGATTTGACACTTGGTTTGCCGAAAAACCATGTTTGGGAATCAGCTGGTGCTATCAATGCACAGGGTGAAGGATTCTTGCCAAATATGCCGACAGAAGAAGTCTTCACAGCACCTGACTTCCGTCGTGCAGATGGTTATGTCACTTCTACAAAACCGCTTAGTTATAACGGAAACATTATTGAAGGTATTAAGGTGACCTTTAAGGATGGACAAATCGTTGATATCACTGCTGAGAAGGGTGATCAGGTCATGAAAGACCTTGTCTTTGAAAATGCGGGTGCGCGTGCCTTGGGTGAATGTGCCTTGGTACCAGATCCAAGCCCAATTTCTCAGTCAGGCATTACCTTCTTTAACACCCTTTTCGATGAAAATGCGTCAAATCACTTGGCTATCGGTGCAGCCTATGCAACTAGCGTTGTTGGTGGAGCGGAGATGAGCGAAGAGGAGCTTGAAGCTGCAGGGCTTAACCGTTCAGATGTTCACGTAGACTTTATGATTGGTTCTAACCAAATGGATATCGATGGTATCCGTGAGGATGGGACACGTGTACCACTCTTCCGTAACGGAGATTGGGCAAATTAAGGAGATAATATGTTAGGAAGTATGTTCGTTGGTCTCCTAGTGGGATTTTTAGCAGGTACTCTAACCAATCGTGGAGAGCGAATGGGATGTTTTGGAAAAATGTTTCTAGGCTGGATTGGTGCCTTTATAGGCCACTTGCTTTTTGGGACTTGGGGACCGATAATAGCAGGAACTGCCATTATTCCGGCAGTACTAGGTTCCATGATTGTCTTAGCGATTTTCTGGAGACGAGGAAGTTAATTTCTTAAATCTGATACTCAATGAAAATCAAAGAGCAAACTAGGAAACTAGCCGCAGGTTGCTCAAAGCACTGCTTTGAGGTTGTAGATAGAACTGACGAAGTCAGTAACATATATACGGCAAGGCGACGTTGACGCGGTTTGAAGAGATTTTTGAAGAGTATGAAACGAAAAGGAGGTTGGTCATTGTACCAGCCTCCTTTTGAGTATGATATAATAGTTCTATGAGATTAGATAAATTTTTAGTTGCCTGTGCTGTGGGGAGTCGGACTGAGGTCAAAAACTTGCTCAAGTCTGGGCGCGTGACGGTAAATGGTAAAAAAGAAAAGTCAGCTAAATTGCAGATTGATGAAGAAAGAGATGAGATTCGCTTTGATGGGCAAGTGTTGGAGTATGAAGAGTTTGTCTACTACATGATGAACAAGCCCAAAGGAGTTATCTCAGCGACTGAGGATCCCAAGCACAGAACCGTTCTGGACTTGCTGGATGATATTGCTCGGAGCAAGGAAGTTTTCCCAGTAGGACGCTTGGATATTGACACGCATGGTCTTTTACTCTTGACCAATGACGGCAAGCTTGCCCATGCTCTTCTTTCACCCAAGCGTCATGTGGATAAGACGTATCTGGCTCAGGTCAAGGGAATTATGACCCAAGAAGATGCGGAGACATTTGCCAAGGGAATTCCTCTTAAGGATTTTACCTGTCAGCCCGCTAGACTGGAGCTTGTGTCTGTAGATACAAAAAAGAATCAAAGCCAAATCCGTGTGACCATTGCAGAAGGGAAGTTTCATCAGGTCAAGCGTATGGTGGGCTACTGTGGCAAGGAAGTAGTAGACTTGCAACGTTTGACTATGGGAACGCTAGTATTGGATGAGAACTTGCAGAGAGGAGAATGGCGTCGCTTGACCAAGGAAGAATTAGAAGATCTCCGTGCAAGTATTGCTTAGTTTGGTTTATATTCGAAAAGGTGAGGAAGAATGTCCTTGCCTTTTATGTTTTTCAGTTGCTTCCTTTGTGAAAAGAGTTATAATAGACTGTAGAATAAAAGGAGGAATCTATGAACGCGATTCAAGAATCATTTACTGATAAACTATTTGCCAACTATGAAGCAAATGTTAAATACCAAGCGATTGAAAATGCTGCTAGCCACAACGGGATTTTTGCAGCTCTAGAACGCCGTCAAAGCCATGTAGACAATACACCTGTTTTCTCATTGGATTTGACCAAGGACAAGGTAACCAACCAGAAGGCTTCTGGTCGTTGCTGGATGTTTGCGGCTCTCAACACCTTCCGTCACAAACTAATCTCGCAATACAAATTGGAAAATTTTGAGTTGTCACAGGCCCACACCTTCTTCTGGGACAAGTATGAGAAATCCAACTGGTTCTTGGAGCAAGTCATTGCGACTGCAGACCAAGACTTGACGAGTCGTAAGGTTAAATTCCTACTCCAAACTCCACAACAAGACGGAGGTCAGTGGGATATGGTCGTTTCTCTCTTTGAGAAATACGGTGTCGTGCCCAAGTCAGTTTATCCTGAGTCTGTTTCATCTAGTAGCAGCCGTGAGCTAAATGCAATCCTTAACAAATTGCTTCGCCAAGATGCTCAAATCTTGCGTGACTTGCTTGCTTCTGGCGCAGACCAAGTGACTGTTCAAGCTAAGAAAGAAGACCTCTTGCAAGAAATCTTTAATTTCCTTGCTATGTCATTGGGTCTTCCACCACGTAAATTTGACTTTGCTTATCGCGATAAAGATAACAACTACCAAAGTGAAAAGGGCATTACACCACAAGAGTTTTACAAGAAATATGTCAATCTTCCTCTAGAAGATTATGTTTCTGTTATCAATGCTCCAACTGCTGACAAGCCTTACGGCCAATCTTACACAGTTGAGATGTTGGGAAATGTAGTTGGTAGCCGTGCAGTTCGCTACATCAACGTACCGATGGAGCGCTTGAAAGAGTTGGCAATTGCTCAAATGCAAGCAGGTGAGACTGTTTGGTTTGGTTCAGATGTCGGTCAGCTCAGCAACCGTAAAGCTGGAATCCTTGCGACAGATGTTTATGACTTTGAATCAAGCATGGACATTAAACTCACTCAAGACAAGGCTGGACGTTTGGATTACAGTGAGAGCTTGATGACCCACGCCATGGTCTTGACAGGTGTGGATTTGGATGAAAATGGCAAGTCAACCAAGTGGAAGGTTGAAAACTCATGGGGAGACAAGGTTGGTACAGATGGTTACTTTGTTGCTTCAGATGCTTGGATGGACGAATACACTTATCAAATTGTTGTTCGTAAGGAATTACTAACAGCAGAAGAACTAGCTGCCTATGAAGCAGAACCAATCGTCCTTGCACCATGGGATCCAATGGGTGCCTTGGCATAATAAATGAGATATAAAAAGAACGGTTCTATAATTTTTAGGGTTGATGGAAATTTTCCACCAACCCTATTTTAGTGTATACAAAAAGGCCAACATCCATTATATTAAAAGCGCCTAAACCTAACACAAAAGGATGATGACCATATGAACAATATACTAGAAGCTACGCTACAAATCAAAGATAAAAACATGATTTGGGATAATAACGTTCAAGAGAAGATATTTAAAAAGAGAAAATCTCTATTTTATTCAGCTACATATACGCATAAACCAGAATTTTGTACTGTCTGTGGATGTGTTAGCCAAAATAATAATATCGTAAAAAACGGCACGAAAACTTCTCGTATCACTCTCTGTTCTGTTTCAGGCCTACCGGCCTACTTAAATCTACGCAAGCAGAGATTTCTCTGTAGAGAATGCGGCTCTTCATTCACCGCAGACACTAGTCGAATCGTAGAAAAACACTGTCATATCTCTAAACGATTAAAAAACGAAATCAAATCAAAAATAAGTGAAACAGTATCTGAAACATATATCGCAAAAGAAACTAATGTATCAGTTCATACTGTAAGACGTATCATAGATGATACAGCACGATTATTAACGATTAAACCATTACATGATTTACCTGAGCATTTGTGTTTTGATGAATTTAAATCTGTTAAATCTTCCGATTGCAATATGAGCTTCATTATTTTTGATAGCACTACACACAAGTTGGTCGATGTTGTACGAGATAGAAAATCTTACAGTTTGAAACAATATTTTTATCGTTTTGAGCCTAAGACTAGATTAAAGGTGAAAACTATCTCCATCGATATGTACTTGCCATACATTCAATTAATAAAAGAAATGTTTCCTAACGCAAAAATTATCATTGATCCTTTTCACATTGTACAAGCCTTGAATAGAGAATTAAATAGAACTCGGGTACGTATCATGAATCAGCATCGTTATAAAAATCCTAAATTATATCGAAAGTTAAAATACTATTGGAAGTTAATTTTAAAGAACTCTAATGAACTTCAGAACTATAAATATAATCGTTATAAGCTTTTTGAAAGCTTCATAACAAGTAAAGGAATCGTAGATTATATCTTAGAAAAAAATCCATCTCTTAAAAATGATTATGAGGTTGTATATTCACTTCGTGAATGTATACAGGATAGAGATTATATAGAATTCAAGGAAACGATTGAAGCAGCTACGCAATTAGACCTATCTCCTGGTTTAAAAAGAGTTTTAAAGACTCTTATGACTTACTTGCCATATATTCAAAATACTTGTGAGTATCCAACTAGAACAAATGGCCCTATTGAAGGAATAAACAATAAAATAAAAGCGCTTAAAAGAAATGCCTACGGCTTTAGAAACTATTACCATTTTAGAAATAGGATTATTTTAATAACAAAAATGTTTGGCCCAAAACAAAAAGGAATTAAGCAACAATTAGTTGTTTAATCCCTTCCTAAATTTCTTCATCAACACTATTTGACAAAGAGCCCTTTTTTAGTGCTCAAAATAGCACTAAATTTTAAATGGATTTGGTGTTCAAAAAATATAATCAAATGCAACAAACTAATTTCATTTTTAATAGGCACAATTAATTTTAGAAGATAGTACGAAAAAATATTGACTATTTTCTTTAGAAAGTGTAAAATTTAGATAGATTATTTAAAATGAGGTTTTTTTATCTTGTCTATATTAAAGAAGAAAGTTAATATGTTTAGTGTACTATTGAATGTGGTATTAATAGCTATTATAGCTATTGGAGTGCTATTTTTCTTACCTAAGGAACATAAATCAGAAGTCAAATCGTCAATTAATATCGAAAGTATTGAAAAAGTGAATGAAGTTGTATTTTTGAATGCGGGAATTAATGAAATTATTTCTGAAACAAAAACAACTCAAGTTTTTGGGTTTGATGTGCCGTTCTCTAAAAAAGCAGCATTAGTAATTTTAAATTATAAAGCTAAATTTGGAATTAAAAGTAGTGTAAAGGTTGAACAAATAAGCGAAAAAGAATATAAGGTTATTGTTCCAAAATTGGAAGTAATTGGTGTTGAACTTTCAAAAGATAATCCTTATGATTTATATGATAGTCATGGAGAGTTATTAAGTGGAACTACAGAAGATATTGATACTGGGAAATTGGTCGCTAACCAACTTTCTAGTGATAAACAAGCAGAGTATTTAGATAAATTTAAGAGTGAAATTAAAGAATCTGCAATCAATTATTATAAAACAATATTTTCTTCAATGGATTCTGAAGTAAAAGTAACTATAGAATTTACAGAATAATTTTTGAAATACAAAACCCTGGCCATCTCTGGTCAGGGTTTTGTGTGGTTCTATAATTTTTAGGGTTGATGGAAATTTTCCACCAACCCTATTTTAGTGTATACAAAAAGGCCAACATCCATTATATTAAAAGCGCTGAAACCTAAAACAAAAGAATGATGACCATATGAACAATATACTAGAAGCTACACTACAAATCAAAGATGCACACAATGAAGGTGTTACATTCCATTTCTTAGAGAATATTAAAGAAGTATTGCGTGATGAGAGTGGGAAAGTAACTGGTGTAAAGGTTATTACAATGGAACTTGGTGAATCAGATGAAAGTGGAAGAAGATCAACGCATGAAGTGGCAGGTAGTGAACATATTATTCCATGTGACCTTGTCGTTGCAGCAATTGAACAAAAGTAGACTTTAGTGTTCTAGATGAAAGGTAAAAATTTGACTTTCGGTCAACATCAGAATACAATAGAAATGAACTAATAACAGGGGATGCATATTTAGGTCCTCAATCTATCGCAACCGCAATTAAAGGCGGGTGAGAAGTTGCGACAGAAGTACATGAGTCGTTTAAAGAAAACACATAAATAACTTGTGGTGCCTTTCGTTTTTTTACTGGTGGGAAAATTAAGGAACTATAGTTATAAATCCTTTAAGATATTAATATATTAACATGCGTATATTTATGGGAAGATTAAATAGAAATATTTGATATTAGCAAGAATATCTACATCCTATAACAATACAAGTATTAATATATTCATAAAATATTAGGAGGAGAAATAATGAACAAGAAACTATTATCAGGCTTATGTGCAGCAGTACTCTTATCAGGTTTAGTAGGATGCGGACCTAAGGAGTCAAAACAAAATACCACAACAAGTACTTCTACAATAGAAACAAAAAATAACACAACAAATAACTCTGAAGTAACAGAGAAGAACTTCAAAGACTTCCCAGAGACAGATGAAAAGTACTTCACATATGATGAATGGCAAGAAGGTTATGTCATCTATAGTTGTACTTCTGACGATAAGGTTGTTCGTGTACCAAAGGAAATTAAAGGTAAACTTGTTATCGCAATTGGAGAACGTGGTCTTGCGAACTTGAAACATTGTGAGGCAATCGTTTTACCAGATACAGTACGATATATTGGAAAAGGTGCGTTTGCGATTGACAATAAGTTAAAGTATGTCCACTTTGGTAAGTCAATAGAAACAGTAGAAGATGATGTTTTCAACTCTGACAGTTCATTAGAATCAGTTGTATTCCCAGAAGGAACAAAGAGTATTGGAATATTAGTATTCTGGGGGACATCATCAATTAAATCTATTACAATTCCAGCAAGTGTAACAGAAATTACAGAATACTTCTATTTTGTGGATAACTGTAACCCAGATGTAGAAATCCATACACCTAAGGGATCAAAGGCAGAAGAAGTAGCTAAAGCAATGCAACTTAAAGTAGTAAATGACTAAAGGGGAATAGTATGAACAAGAAATTACTATCAGGCTTAGGGACTGACCCCAAAAAGTGAGAATTTAATAAAAACACCCTAGGGCTACCGTCTTCGGTATTCAACCGGAGACAGGTAGTCCAATTTTTGTTGGATTCTTTTTTCATTAGGTTCTTCATCAACACTATTTGACAAAGAGCCAAAAGAATCAGGTGATAAACCTGATTCTTTTTTTGTTTGTACATTCTCACCAAGATTACATGATACCGAAGAAACGAGCTGCGATACCTACTGCAAAGAGTGCAAGGATGATTGAGATTGGTGATACTTTTTTCTTAAGCAACCACATGCAAAGGAAAGTAAGGAGAAGTCCCATCAATCCTGGAATCAATGAGTTCAACTGACCTTGAAGGGTTTGTGGTTGAATCTTATCTAGGCTCAATCCACCAAGGGCTTGACCAAGGATACCTTTCAATTCAGCACCTGATACAGGACCTTCTGGGAAGTTGATGTAGGCACCTTCAGCCAATTGTTTACCAGGAAGGTTAACTGTGAAGTTGATCGATACCCAACGTTGTACAAGGACGGCAAGGATGAACATACCAAGGATAGAAGCACCTTTAGTGATGTCTTTCAAGATACCACCAGACATATCTTTAGTGATTTCAGATCCAGCCTTGTAACCAAACTCTTGTGTGTACCATAGGAAGGCCATACGGATAGCATTCCATCCGAAGAAGAAGAGAAGTGGACCAACCAAGTTACCAGATGCAGCAAGTGATGCACCAAGAGCTCCAAGGATAGGACGAACTGTAAACCAGAATACTGGGTCACCGATACCAGCAAGAGGTCCCATCATACCGATTTTAACCCCTTGGATAGCAGCGTCGTCGATTTCAACACCGTTCGCACGTTCTTCTTCAAGTGCAAGAGTAACCCCCATGATTGGAGCTGCTACGTATGGGTGAGTGTTGAAGAACTCAAGGTGGCGCTCAAGAGCAGCCGCTTGGTCTTCTTTAGTAGTGTACAATTTTTTGATAGCTGGGATCAATGAATAAGCCCAACCCAAGTTTTGCATACGCTCGTAGTTCCAAGAACCTTGAAGGAATTGTGAACGCCACCAAACTTTTTTACGATCTGATTTTGATAATTGAAGTTTTTCAGTCATGATTGTTCCCCTTTCTAGTAGTCTTCTAGGATATCACCGATTGGGTCGTTAGAAGTCGCAGCTCCTCCGCCACCATTACCACCTTGTTTTGAAAGGTTAAGGTAGATGAAGGCAAGGGCAACACCGACTACACCAAGGGCAATCAAAGTCAATTGAGAAATGGCAGCAAAAGCAAAACCGATTGCGAAGAATGGCCATACTTCACGAGTTGCCATCATGTTGATAACCATAGCGTAACCAACGGCAACGACCATAGCACCACCGACAGCCATACCACCGTTCAACCAGTCTGGCATCAATTTAAGAGCATCTTGAACGGCAGAAGCAGGGATAGCAATAAGGAAGGCTGCAGGGATAGCAATACGAAGACCTTGAAGAAGAAGTGCGATAAAGTGAGCACGTTCAACAGCCGCAATATTTCCTTCTTTAGCGGCAGCATCTGCAGTGTGAACCAAACCAACTGAGATTGTACGAACAATCATAGTCAAGAAAAGTCCAGCTACGGCAAGAGGGATAGCTGTTGCTGTTGCAACGGCGATACCTTCAGTAGTAAAGTTACCACCTTTGATCAAGATGATTGCTGCGGCAACAGATGCAAGAGCAGCGTCAGGAGCTACGGCAGCTCCGATGTTTGCCCAACCAAGGGCGATCATTTGAAGTGATCCACCAAGCATAACGCCTGCTTCGAGGTTACCAGTTGCAAGTCCGATAAGGGTACATGCGACGATTGGTTGATGGAATTGGAATTGGTCGAGGATACCTTCAAGACCTGCAAGGAAGGCAACAACTACAACCAAGACAGCAGAAATAATTGAAATATCTGACATGGTTTTATTCCTTTTCTATTTAATGATAATAAAGTGAAAAATTTTCTTAGAATTCTTCTATAGTTTGATATTTGTTATTGAACGTTGGCTTTGCTAATCAAGTCAAACAAATCTTTTTTAGTGTCGTTTGGTACTTTACGTACGTCAAATTCAACACCGAGGTCACGCATTTTTTCAAATGTAGCAACGTCATCTTTGTCCATAGACAAAACGTTGTTGACCATTGTTTTACCTGTTGAGTGAGCCATTGATCCTACGTTAAGGGTCTTGATTGGCACGCCACCTTCGATTGCACGAAGAGCATCTTGAGGTGTTTCAAACAAGATAAGGGCATGTGTTTCTCCAAATCGTGGGTCTTTTGCAACCTCGATCAATTTTTGAATTGGAACAACATTAGCTCTGACATTATTTGGAGCAGCTTGTTTAATCAATTCTTTACGAAGATCGTCGTTTGCTACGTTATCTGAAGCAACGATGATACGGTCTGCTTTTGAATCTGGAGTCCAAGCAGTTGCAACCTGACCGTGAAGTAGACGAGTGTCTAGGCGAGCAAGGTTGATTTTGAGTTTTCCATCTCCGATAACAGTTCCTTCTGGGATAGCAGCTTGGGCAACTGGAGCAGCTGCAGCGCTTGCTACTTCCTCAACTGGGTTTAGCTCTTCTGGAAGAGCCTTGATGCCATCTTTGGCTTCTTTAATGATATTCGCAGCGACTTTTTCTACACCTGCAGCAGCGTCCATAAGGCGCTCTGTATAGGCTTGAATTAACATCGGTAAGTTAAGTCCTGTGATGATGGCAAACTTACGCTCAGGATTTTCCCCCATCACGCGGCTAGCTTGGTTAAATGGAGATCCACTCCAAAGGTCAGCCAAAACTAGAACCTCATCTTCTGCGTCAAATGCAGCAACAGCGTTATTAAACTTAGCGTATAGATCATCAGGACCTTCATTTGGCATAAAGGTTACAACTTGAACCTTTTCTTGTTCACCAAAGATCATAGATCCTGACTGATGAATACCCGCAGCAAATTCGCCGTGGCTCGCAATAATGATTCCGATACTCATTATTGTCATTCCTCCTTTTTTGTTTTAGTTTTCGTTTAAGAAAACTTTAAGACTGTTTAAGTATAAACCGTTTTCATATAAAAAGCAACTATTTGATATAAAATATTCAAGAAAACATTTAAATAGTGTATTTAATAATATTGATATAATAAGGTTTTAAGAAGACATAGTAATTTTTTATATTAAAATTTAATATAAAAAAGTTGGAAGCGTATTCCAACTTTTAAAATAGGTTTCTATTAGATTAGTGGGTGAAGTCGAGTACCATACGTCCTTGAATTTGACCTTTTTCCATTTCGTCGAAAATGGCTACGGCATCTTCGACTGGACGTTTTTGGACAACTGGAACTACCAAACCTTCTGCGCCGAATTGGAAGGCTTCTTCCAAGTCTTTACGAGTTCCAACAAGAGAACCGATGACTTGGATTCCATCTAGAACGGTTTTCACGATGCTGAGTTCCATCATTTCAGAAGGAAGGCCAACAGCGACGACGCGACCACCAGCACGAACGGAGTCAACAGCCTGGTTGAAGGCAACTTTAGATACAGCTGTTACGACGGCTGAATGAGCTCCACCATCAGTTTTTTCCTTGATGAGTCCAGGTACATCTTCAACTTCGAGGCCGTTAATAACAATGTCCGCACCTACTTCTTTTGCAAGGGCAAGTTTGTCGTTGTTGATATCAACTGCGATGACATGAGCATTGAATACTTTTTTAGCGTATTGAACAGCGAGGTTACCAAGTCCACCTGCACCGTAAAGAACAACCCATTGGCCTGGTTCGACTTTGGCTTCTTTAATCGCTTTATAGGTTGTTACCCCAGCACATGTAATAGAAGAAGCTTGGGCTGGATCAAGTCCGTCAGGAACTTTAACAGCATAGTCTGCAGTTACGATACATTGTTCAGCCATACCACCGTCTACTGAGTAGCCAGCATTTTTTACTGTACGGCAAAGGGTTTCTCGGCCAGTTGTACAGTATTCGCAAGTACCACATCCTTCGAAGAACCAAGCAACGCTGACGCGGTCACCGATTTTAAGGCTTTTCACATCTGGGGCAATTTCTTTAACGATACCAACACCTTCGTGGCCAAGAACACGTCCTGGTACTTGACCAAAGTCACCATGAGCAACGTGGAGGTCGGTGTGGCAAACGCCACAGTATTCAATTTCTACAAGTGCTTCCCCAGTTTCAAGTGGGCGGAGTACTTTTTCTTCAACAGCAACACCAGTGCTTTCTGGATTTACAACAACAGCTTTCATAGCTATCCTCCTTTATATTGACCAAGAACAGGGACAACGGGACTGGATTGATTTTTTGTCAACAGAGTCGAGTGTAACGAGCTCTCTTGGATTTATATGTGAAGTATATCACAAAAGAAAGCCTTTTCCAAGGTTTTGGAGGCAAAAAGTAGAACAATCGATTAACTGGTTGATGAGACTGTGAAAAGAACACAAAGACCAGCTTGCAAGCTGGTCATACTCTTCGAAAATCAAATTCAAACCACGTCAGCTTCGCCTTGCCGTATATATTGTTACTGACTTCGTCAGTTTCATCTACAACCTCAAAACAGTGTTTTGAGCTGACTTCGTCAGTTTCATCTACAACCTCAAAGCAGTGCTTTGAGCAACCTACGGCTAGCTTCCTAGTTTGCTCTTTGATTTTCATTGAGTATCAGTATAGGTTATAAGAATAAATCTTGCAGGGTTTTGGCAACCCCATCTTGGTCATTTGTCAAGGAAATTTGCTCATCTGCATAAGGGAGTAGCTCTGGGTTGGCATTTTTCATGGCATAGCCCATTCCAGCAAAAGCGAGCATTTCGGTATCGTTGTGCTCATCTCCAAAGGCAATCAAATCTTTTTTGTCACGGTTCATTACCTTGAGCAAGTAGTCCAAAGCGAAGGCCTTATTGACTCCTTTGGGTGTACACTCAAGGATATTGAGCGGACCTCCCCAGGTATTGATAGACAGTTGATGCTGGTAGAAGGCGTTCATTTCTTTTGCCAAGGCATACTTGTCGCTGGCTCTGGTCTGCAAGAGAATACAGTTAGGGTTCTTGGTCACCAATTCAGGCTGAAATTGATTTTCAGGCTGGAAAGCTTCTACGCCAAATAGTTTGGGATTGGCAATTTCTTCATTAGGATTTGTAATGTAGAATTTTTTACGGTATTCTCCAGCGATAAAATCTGCTTGAATGTCCTCTGAACGTCGAACCATGTCTAGCAGATATTTTTTGTCTACAGTTAAACACTTTTCAAAGTCCCAAACTTGATCTGGTAAATGAGTAAGGGAGCCGTTGAAATTAATCATAGGAGTGTCTAAGCTAAGTTCACGGTAGAAATCTTTTGACATTCGGTAAGGGCGACCGGTCGTAATAA
This portion of the Streptococcus mitis B6 genome encodes:
- a CDS encoding type II toxin-antitoxin system YafQ family toxin codes for the protein MLKMRYHKQFKKDFKLAMKRGLKTELLEEVLNFLVQEKELPARYRDHQLTASRHFQGVRECHIQPDWLLVYKVDKEELILNLLRTGSHSDLF
- a CDS encoding GlsB/YeaQ/YmgE family stress response membrane protein, translating into MLGSMFVGLLVGFLAGTLTNRGERMGCFGKMFLGWIGAFIGHLLFGTWGPIIAGTAIIPAVLGSMIVLAIFWRRGS
- the pepC gene encoding aminopeptidase C, translated to MNAIQESFTDKLFANYEANVKYQAIENAASHNGIFAALERRQSHVDNTPVFSLDLTKDKVTNQKASGRCWMFAALNTFRHKLISQYKLENFELSQAHTFFWDKYEKSNWFLEQVIATADQDLTSRKVKFLLQTPQQDGGQWDMVVSLFEKYGVVPKSVYPESVSSSSSRELNAILNKLLRQDAQILRDLLASGADQVTVQAKKEDLLQEIFNFLAMSLGLPPRKFDFAYRDKDNNYQSEKGITPQEFYKKYVNLPLEDYVSVINAPTADKPYGQSYTVEMLGNVVGSRAVRYINVPMERLKELAIAQMQAGETVWFGSDVGQLSNRKAGILATDVYDFESSMDIKLTQDKAGRLDYSESLMTHAMVLTGVDLDENGKSTKWKVENSWGDKVGTDGYFVASDAWMDEYTYQIVVRKELLTAEELAAYEAEPIVLAPWDPMGALA
- a CDS encoding ISL3 family transposase translates to MNNILEATLQIKDKNMIWDNNVQEKIFKKRKSLFYSATYTHKPEFCTVCGCVSQNNNIVKNGTKTSRITLCSVSGLPAYLNLRKQRFLCRECGSSFTADTSRIVEKHCHISKRLKNEIKSKISETVSETYIAKETNVSVHTVRRIIDDTARLLTIKPLHDLPEHLCFDEFKSVKSSDCNMSFIIFDSTTHKLVDVVRDRKSYSLKQYFYRFEPKTRLKVKTISIDMYLPYIQLIKEMFPNAKIIIDPFHIVQALNRELNRTRVRIMNQHRYKNPKLYRKLKYYWKLILKNSNELQNYKYNRYKLFESFITSKGIVDYILEKNPSLKNDYEVVYSLRECIQDRDYIEFKETIEAATQLDLSPGLKRVLKTLMTYLPYIQNTCEYPTRTNGPIEGINNKIKALKRNAYGFRNYYHFRNRIILITKMFGPKQKGIKQQLVV
- a CDS encoding aminopeptidase translates to MVLPNFKENLEKYAKLLVANGINVQPGHTLALSIDVEQRELAHLIVKEAYALGAHEVIVQWTDDVINREKFLHAPMERLDNVPEYKIAEMNYLLENKASRLGVRSSDPGALNGVDADKLSASAKAMGLAMKPMRIATQSNKVSWTVAAAAGLEWAKKVFPNAASDEEAVDLLWDQIFKTCRVYEEDPVKAWEEHAAILKSKADMLNKEQFSALHYTAPGTDLTLGLPKNHVWESAGAINAQGEGFLPNMPTEEVFTAPDFRRADGYVTSTKPLSYNGNIIEGIKVTFKDGQIVDITAEKGDQVMKDLVFENAGARALGECALVPDPSPISQSGITFFNTLFDENASNHLAIGAAYATSVVGGAEMSEEELEAAGLNRSDVHVDFMIGSNQMDIDGIREDGTRVPLFRNGDWAN
- a CDS encoding type II toxin-antitoxin system RelB/DinJ family antitoxin, with protein sequence MSKTSMSIRLDSEVKEQAQQVFSNLGMDMTTAINIFLRQAIQYQGLPFDVRLDENRKLLEVLTDLDKNRNMSQSFESISDLMEDLRA
- a CDS encoding pseudouridine synthase; translated protein: MRLDKFLVACAVGSRTEVKNLLKSGRVTVNGKKEKSAKLQIDEERDEIRFDGQVLEYEEFVYYMMNKPKGVISATEDPKHRTVLDLLDDIARSKEVFPVGRLDIDTHGLLLLTNDGKLAHALLSPKRHVDKTYLAQVKGIMTQEDAETFAKGIPLKDFTCQPARLELVSVDTKKNQSQIRVTIAEGKFHQVKRMVGYCGKEVVDLQRLTMGTLVLDENLQRGEWRRLTKEELEDLRASIA